The genomic window TGGAAGAAATAAGAAAAATCTTTTTCTTAATTTAAAAACAGAAAAAGCTAAAGAAATTATATATAAATTGATAAAAGAATATGATATAGTAATTGAACAATTTAGACCTGGAGTAATGGATAGATTAGGATTTGGTTATGAAGATTTGAAAAAAGTAAATCCTAAAATTATATATTGTTCTCTAACAGGTTATGGACAAACAGGACCTTTAAAAAATAATGCTGGCCATGATATAAACTATCTTGCTAGAAGTGGAAATATGAATTATTCAGGAAAAGAAAATATAGGCCCTGTGTTAACAAATATGCAAATAGCAGATATAGGAGTTGGTTCTCTTCATTCTGTTATAGGTATTCTCTCTGCTGTATATTTCAGAGAAAAAACAGGAAAAGGACAATATATTGATATATCTATGTTTGATGGACTTATTCCATTTCATGCTATGGAAGGGGCAAGTTTCTTAGTTAATGGAATAGAACCACAAAGAGAAAAAACAAGACTTAATGGTGGAAGTGCCTATGATTTTTATGAAACAAAAGATAATAGATATTTAAGTGTTGGTTCTCTTGAACCAAAATTTTGGGAAAACTTTTGTAATTGTATAGAACTTCCAGAACTTATCAAAGAAACAGTAATGCCTGAAAATGTAAAAGAGATGAAAGAAAAAATTAGAAAAAGATTATTAGAAAAAACTTTAAAAGA from Fusobacterium sp. FSA-380-WT-3A includes these protein-coding regions:
- a CDS encoding CaiB/BaiF CoA-transferase family protein gives rise to the protein MGALTGLKILDFSTLLPGPYATLMLGDLGADIIKISAPDKKDIVADYPPYIDGCDITANQAWLGRNKKNLFLNLKTEKAKEIIYKLIKEYDIVIEQFRPGVMDRLGFGYEDLKKVNPKIIYCSLTGYGQTGPLKNNAGHDINYLARSGNMNYSGKENIGPVLTNMQIADIGVGSLHSVIGILSAVYFREKTGKGQYIDISMFDGLIPFHAMEGASFLVNGIEPQREKTRLNGGSAYDFYETKDNRYLSVGSLEPKFWENFCNCIELPELIKETVMPENVKEMKEKIRKRLLEKTLKEWLDIFEGKDVCVEPVLNMREALLEDEHIKDRKLVVDVKVANSQEKIVKQMGTPLKLSECPIEYKESGYPLGYHTKEILEKLGYSEEDIKNLIEVGATSLYEK